CAGGGGTGGTAACCCTGATGCCCTTACGGGGCCAGTTCTGCACTGACCTTGGCTGCAGCATCCAAGCCAGGTTCCCCAGGGCACCCAAGGAGTCTGTGAGCATCCTAATGCCTTGTCATAAATTCTTTTCACTGAATCATCCAAAGATGGTTTATGTGGCATGGAAATTAAGAACCCTGGTACTAGAACTGTACCTGGAAGCATGGGAAGACCCAACATCAGTTAGTTCTGGACCAAGGTTTTGTGCAGACACCTCAGTGGAGGGGTCTGGACTCAAAACCAACAGGTACACATGGTCAGACACGAGTCTAGGCTTGATTCCAAGCTTGCGGGGATGGGCTTGCTTCTGGACCACTCTTCTGGAAGGCCCAGGACTCTGGCCTGGGGACCCTTCCCAGCATCCGGTCCCCACCACGGTCCCCATGAATTCTAACAAAGGAAAAGCCGGCTGTACCTCAGAGCTTATTACTGGAACATACAAAAAATTCACTTTAcgttttctgttttccagagtttTTTGCTTGTCTTTTGCGACATGGATTGTCTTTTCTTTGGCGTGTGTATATTCGTACACGCGAGTAGGCTGCACGCACAAATTGATACAGGGTTTTCGATATAGGCTGTTTTACTAGAGGCCACTTTGATAAGTTTGTATCAGTACATTATGGGGGCTGAATCCAGTACAGTGTAATAAAGATCAgccatatttttctatttttttttgcgggggtggggttaagtttattcttttgtttgtctgtttaaatggaggtactggagattgaacccaggaccttgggcggGCTGAGCACGCTCTCAGCCACAACCACATTTTTCCTACCTCTTCTCTCACACGGTCTATGCATATCCCTGCCCCAACCCCCCGACGGCATCTTGGGCAGATGCTACAGCTTTCTTTTGACACTTTCAGATATTTAAACATTGAGTCAAGTCTACAACAACGTTTAAACATCTCATCCAGTTTAAGACTTCTTTCTGCCCCGTGGAGGCGTGGCCTGTGGCTTGGGGACCCACAAAGAGAAGGGCTTTGGTGGTGAAGGTAGGAGATGCCTACTCAGTTCTTCACTCTCTGGGACCCACCTCCTcgccccctcccctacccctggACCCCAAGGGGGCAGCacccagcagggaggagaggtgacTTCCTTCACTCCAGATAGTTTTAGTTCTCCTTTGGCAGAAACTGGCCTTCTGTTGTGGCAGATGCTCAAATGCTGGCTCTTTCCTGGGGGCTCTTTTGGGACACACTCCACGGGGGGCCCCCGAAGCTGCACTGCCCTGGCACAGCAATGCATCTTCCTGCCAGCGGCTCACAGAGCTCCCGGAAACCCTTAATTTTACCAGTTTGTTAAAGATTAAAAGATACAGATGAATAATcggatgaagagatacatagggcgAGGCTGGAAGGGTCTTGAGTGCAGGACCCTCTGTCCTCATGGAATGTTACCCTCCCAGTCTGGATGTGTTCGCCCACCTGGAGGTGGAAGCTTGGAGCGTTCACCTCCCCAATTGCCTAACACCAGGATGTTAGGAAGGCTTCTCTCACAAAGGCACAATCGGTCATTagctccatttccagcccctctcccttctccggaggatgggggagtggggctgaacttcccaaactcctaatcatggcttggtctttctggtgaccagcccccaacCAGAAGCCATCCAGGAACCCACGCAGagttgcctcattagaacaaacATGctcttaagtgttcttatcacgtAGGAATTTACAGGGGTTTTAGGAGCCCTGTATCCGCATGGGTTCAAAGACCAGACATTAGAACAAGAGATAGCACTCTTGTCAcacaggaaattacaagggttttaggagctctgtaccAGCACCCGGGGTAGAAACCAAAATACAGATTCTCTATTAATTTCACAAGTGCCTACATTTTACGGTTATTGTaggaattaaatgagctaataataCTGTGACCAACACACGAGCGTTACAGTGAACTCTCGGAAAGCACTGTAGTAAAATTAGTTAAGaatttcttctgttctctccgttggttttatttctcagtttcttccaTTCTGCTTATTTCAATCTCCATCTTTCACGCAGACGGCTTTTCTCGTATGGTTTCCGTAGCTGCCTGCTCGTATCTAGGGGCTGGCGTTAAAGTGCTGAGTggacgtgtgtgtgtgagggCAGTTGGTCAACCTAACCCTGCTCTGAGACAATTGCAGACTCTGTGAGGTCCAGGTcttctctgtcttgttcaccaccaGATTCCCTGCATCtagaacatagtaggtgctcaataaatatttgaggttATTCTTACACCTCTCTGAGACTCGGGGTTCCCATCAGAAAACTGAGGATAAAACTATTTACCTGGCAGGTGTTGTGaggagagatagtgtgtgtgaagcacCTGGCACCGTGCTGAGTACTTGGATTAGTTATAAACAATACCGGGGACCAATTCTTACTGTTGTTATCACTGCTAGGGGCGGTATCAGGGCAGCTGCTTCGTGACCATTTGCGGTCGCCACTGGCCATGCTAAATATAGAGGCAGAGCACAGTACTTGCTAAAAGGCTGGCTACAGTACAGatcagaaaagcagagagggCTCAAGATAACAGCCCTTGACGTTCAACCTGTGGGACGTCCAAGGAGGACACTGGCTTCAGTCGTGACTGAGAAGAAAGGTGGGCAGGGATGCTGCGTCGGCAAAAAAGCTCTgtggaatgatggccattcccGTGGGACGCCCTCCTACCGCTCTGTCCAGCCTGTTACAAGCAGTTTAGCAGGAGAGGCTTGGGAGGAGGCTAAATGGTTTACCAAGCCTGCCCGCAAGCCCCGATGCCCCCTCCAGACAGCAGGCAGGCTGATGGAATGTttcttttggaatagtttttGAAAGTAATAtatgtctataattttttttttaaatcaaacagtACAAGAGGGTGTAAATGGAAAAGTCAGCATTCCTATCACCCCAAACCTTCAGGCAGATTTCCCAGAGATCATCACTGTTCCGTCTTACAGATACTTTTATGCATAAACAAGAAGATATGCATATTTTTTCACAGATGGGATCGTAAAAACTGTTCTGAAACTTGTCCCCCCCCTTATTTATCCTGAATATCCTTGCACATCAGTATATGCAGATTTACCTCTTTTTCACAATTACTCTGTTCATTAAGATAATGCAATAGGTAAGGCCCCCAGGTTGCGATGTGTTAACACGATTGAAGTTTCTCATTTACCTAAATCCAACTGGTAgtagtgagtgtgtgtgtgggagggggaggtgttCCGATCCTAACACTTCTTCAGGGATCCAAGATACccaggacttcaacatgtgactTCCACAGACGTGGTGGCTTCTAAGGTCACCCTGGGTGTTAATATCCAGCCAGCAGATGGGGAAAGAGTGTGGAGGAAGGTGACGTTTGTTTTAAATGAACCAGGCCTAGAAGTGATGTATCTCACTTCTTCCCACATTCCACTGGCCAGAATTAGCCTCCCTGCTCCAGACTAATACCAGGGAGGGTCCCAGCTGGACAGCTGCTTCCCACAACTCAGCCCTCCGGAAGGAGGCGCAAACTCTCACGGGCAGTTCGCCACACCTGACACAGATGCACTGTAGGAATGCATCCCCATGTATTTAAGCCTTGGAAGACTGGCTTTCCTCTTCTCCTGCTTTTCTACTTGTCTTTGGTCAAAGGCAAATTTTTGAAGCATGGAAAACTATTACCTGATAATagtgaagaaataagaaaatggacaCCTGTAGAGCGTGTACACTGGTTCAGATCTCGTGGGGGgacattaacaatgaaaaaaacctTTAAAGGATGCATGTCTGTGACCCAGTGACATTTCTAAGGACATCTCCTAAAGAAATTAGTGGAGGGCTGCTCACGCTGTGTGCACAGGGGTATTTGTAACACTGACATTGTCAGCAACCTAGGCGCCCAACAAAAGAGACCTGTTCAAATTACAGTGCACCCATATAATGGAATGCTTGGGAGgtgtttaaaataattccatGGGTACCTGCAGATGTAAAATGATGGCCATCTGTTATGATAAAAAATAAGTCTCCTCGACGGCatgcatcattttttaaacaaattgactACTTGTAGCAAAAAGGCTGGAGGACATCGGTTAAAATGTTGACGGTGTTTGTCCCGGGCGGGTAAGACTATGGGCGTTCccactttcttcttttactcCTTTATGTAACATCTTAATGCTTTATCATTAGAAAAAATAGGGAAGCTATTTTCagcttgaaacaaacaaacaatcaaacaaaatgtAGATAAAGAGGACGGGGTCTCAGGTGACAGAAAGCAAGCATGTGAGTCAGAGCCGGCCTCCCAGACCCTGGCCGTCTACTGGGCCTGTCACCCGACACTCAGGTTGCTATCAGGAGCACTCTTCTCTGCTGAAGTGACTGGCTTTTGTCACCGATCCCCAGGTTACATCGAGGGGGGAGGACTGGCCTCAGAGCAGtcagcagcagctctggggtcGGTGGGCTGCGGCTTGCCATGGGGAACACCATCAGGGCCCTCGTGGCCTTCATCCCTACTGACCGCTGCCAGAACTACGTGGTCCGGGACCTCCGGGAGATGCCGCTGGACAGGATGGTGGACCTGAGCGGGAACCGGCTGCGCCGCTTCCCCGTGCACGTGTGCTCCTTCCAGGCACTGGTCAAGCTCTACCTGAGCGACAACCACCTGGACAGCCTGCCTCCGGAGCTGGGGCAGCTGCAGAATCTGCAGATCCTGGCCCTGGACTTCAACGACTTCAAGGCTCTGCCCCAGGTGGTGTGTACCTTGAAGCAGCTCTGCATCCTCTATCTGGGCAACAACAAACTCTGCGACCTCCCCAGGGAGCTGAGCCTGCTCCAGAACCTACGAACCCTGTGGGTGGAGGCCAATTACCTCGCCCAGCTGCCAGACGTGGTCTGTGAGCTGCATCTCCTTAAGACTCTGCATGCCGGCTCCAATGCCCTGCGTCTGCTGCCAGGCCAGCTCCAGCGCCTCCGAGAGCTGAGGACCATCTGGCTCTCAGGCAACCTGCTGACCGACTTCCCCACCGTGTTGCTCCACATGCCCTCCCTGGAGGTGATCGACGTGGACTGGAACAGCATCCGCTActtccccagcctggcccaccTGTCGAGCCTGAAGCTGGTCATCTATGACCACAATCCTTGCAGGAACGCACCCAAGGTGGCCAAGGGCGTGCGCCGGGTGGGAAGATGGGCAGAGGAGACGCCAGAGCCTGACCCCAGAAAAGCCAGGCGCTATGCGTTGGCTAGGGAGGAAAGCCAGGAGGCACAGGCACTGGCCCAgcctctcccactccctcccaccaGCTCCCGAGGAGCTTCAGTTATAGGTCAATGCCAAAGGCCCAACTCCAGCATCTTCCGGACACATCTCCACTAGAGAACAAAGGATTGCTCTGAGACCTGGGGGCATCCCTGCAGGTGGGAGATGGAATGGAGTCTGATGAAACGCCCAACCCACACCAAGAAAATACTCCTGGCCAACAATCTCTCTCTCAAAGGGAAGTTGTGAGCTGTAGGAGGCGTGACAACTACTTTGCAAGAAAACCAGCCTCTCCAAGCAGGTTATTTTGATACGCTGAAGAGCAAGAAGGGCCGGGATGCTCTGGCCCCCTCCAGGCTCCAGAAGCAGCTGGTCACGAGGGTTGTGAGCCCCACAAGGTATTTGTTGCAGAAGTTCAGGTGGCCTGTCTCCAGCCCTTGGCAGGATGTATCTTCTTACTATGCATGGCCACAAACCGTatgaaaaatattactaattCAGGCCACTTGAAAATGACATGCCTCTGTAGTTAGACTCCGTTGTCACAAAGGCTCAAGATGAAGCTTCTTCCCTGCAGTTTAACAACTGCTGAGAAGACACCCCTGCTGGAGAATGCCTCCTGGTGGGGTCCAACTGCCAATTTAAACTTGACAGTGATTCATACTGATTTAgctcattttccttaaaaaatctgACT
This sequence is a window from Camelus ferus isolate YT-003-E chromosome 12, BCGSAC_Cfer_1.0, whole genome shotgun sequence. Protein-coding genes within it:
- the LRRC10 gene encoding leucine-rich repeat-containing protein 10, whose translation is MGNTIRALVAFIPTDRCQNYVVRDLREMPLDRMVDLSGNRLRRFPVHVCSFQALVKLYLSDNHLDSLPPELGQLQNLQILALDFNDFKALPQVVCTLKQLCILYLGNNKLCDLPRELSLLQNLRTLWVEANYLAQLPDVVCELHLLKTLHAGSNALRLLPGQLQRLRELRTIWLSGNLLTDFPTVLLHMPSLEVIDVDWNSIRYFPSLAHLSSLKLVIYDHNPCRNAPKVAKGVRRVGRWAEETPEPDPRKARRYALAREESQEAQALAQPLPLPPTSSRGASVIGQCQRPNSSIFRTHLH